Sequence from the Maribellus comscasis genome:
ATTAAAAAATTTCCCGGCAGGCTGTTGGCTATAAATTTTATACCGGGTGTTTTTATTTGCTCAAGGAAAGAAAGCAGGGTTTCCACTTCTTTTTCTGAATGAACCGGATAGCGGAGATATAATTTCAGGTTTCTTTTTTTTACAATTAAAGCTGCCAAAGAGTCTACAAAAGTTGCCAGCTTTTCTTCCGGTGTGTTTAACACTTCTGAATGCTGATTTTCTACTTTTGTTTCTGTATTATTTAAGGTAAGTACAATGCCATCAATATCCGGAATTTTATTCAGCATTTTTTCGTAGTCTTCGATGATCCACTCCCAAAAATCACGCTTATCAAGATTAATTTTTCCGTTTATCGTAAATCTTTCCGGGTAGTATTTTAAATCATATAAAGCGTGGTCCCAAACCAATACTTCATTTATTCCTGTTTCGTGGGCCTTTTCTGTTAAGTTATTTACAATATTTCGGTTCCATTGATGTTTTATATCTCTCAGCTCGTGACAAATTTCGTATGACAACTGCAACTGGTTTACTTTGTAATTTGCGCTTGATTCGAGTGTATGCAACGCAGTAGGAGTGTGATCTGTGAGGATATTCCATCCAAAAATTTCCATTTGTTTTTTTTCTTCCTGCTTACAAGCAAAAAAGAAAAATATGATAGTAGAAAGAAGCAGATACGTTTGTTTCATTCAATTGAGTTATCTTTAATATAAACACCGGATCGGCTAGTAGGTTTTTCCAAAGGGGATGGTTAAACCCAGCCAGGGCAAAACTACAAATTCTCCAATATCTGCAACCGGAAAAAATAATCCAAAATCCAAAGCTGCTTTTTGTATTATCCAACGTCCTCCCAGCGAAACCATTACGAAACTATCTCCACCTGCTTCGATAAAATAATTTTCTGTTATAAAATATCCCCGGCTGCTTAAACGGAACATTCCATTGATATTGATTAGTGGTGAAGACGCCCATTCTCCTCCGGCAAAACCGTAGCCCAAGCCAAATGTAACGTTGTTGTCGCGTGTTCCAAAAGTAGAAATGCCGTATACAATTCCAAAACCTGATTCCGATTCACCTAAAACAGTTCCCAACAGTGCTCCTGCTCCGATATTCAACCGGTCCTCCTGTATGGGAATTGATATTTTTGGTGTAAAAAATACCGGCGTGGGGCTCCCTCCAAATAAAAACAGGGGTATAATGCCGGCACCAACAGAGAAATTATCGGATAAACCATATGAAAACTGGTTCCATAATACCCAAATATTTTGATAATACCCTTCGCCTTGTTGTAATCCATATCCGTTTGGCGACCAGAAATACCTCGATGATTGCGGGTTGGCAAACCATATTTTTCCTTCTTTTACCTGTTGTATTTTTAATTTCTCCTGCGACTTAATATCTTTTTTTAAAATGGAAATTTCACCCAGGTTTTGTGTTTTTAAATACACTTTAAGCGAATCCTGGCCAACTATTTCTCCTGTAAAATAATTGCCATCATTGGTCTCTATTCGCACAAGCGAAGTATCTTGGGTGTTTTGAGACTGAACTTTGAGACATAAAAGGAGGATAAACAATACAAAAAAAGGAATTGCTGTTGTTTTCATTGTCCCGGTTTTAGTGCAAAATTGTCTTAATTAAAAATAAGTTATGAATTATTTTTAATCTATACAATTTACAACCGCTTACTGACTTTACTTTTTTCGGTTTTTATAAGAGCCGGTTTTCCCTTTCTTTTTCTTCCTGTATTTGTATTTTTTTGATTTATTTTTTTGAGAGGGGGTTCTCCATTCCGGACCTTCTCCAAATTGTTCAGGCATTGGGATTTTAAAAACTTGCCGTTCAATCAGCTGTTCGATCCGGTGGAAATAAAACATATCTTTTTCGTTTACCAAAGTAAGCGCAACTCCGGTTGCATCGGCACGCGCTGTTCTACCCACCCGGTGAACATAGTCTTCTGCGTCCTGCGGCACATCAAAATTGATAACGAGGTTGATTTCTTTTATGTCGATACCACGGCTTAAAACATCGGTTGCCACTAAAATACGTGTTCGTTTTGACTTAAATCCCTGGAGCACCTGTTCGCGTTTTTCCTGCTCCAGGTCAGATGAAATTCCTTCCGCCTGAAAACCGTTTTTTCTTAGCGAAATTGCCAGTTCCGTCACCTTTTTTTTGGTCGAACAAAAGATGAGAATGCTATTGTATTCGGGGTTTTCCGAGATTAAATGATTTATTAACCCGATTTTTTGTGTGTCGTAACACAAATAGGCGGCCTGCAAAACTCCCTCGGCAGGTTTTGAAATTGCGATATTTATTTCTTTTGGGTTTTTTAGGATTTTGGAAGCCAGCGATCTGATTTTTGGTGCCATTGTTGCACTGAACATCAGAGTTTGCCGGTTTTTAGGCAGATAGGAAATAATTTTAACTATATCGTCGTAAAAACCGATATCAAGCATTCGGTCGGCTTCGTCTAAAATCAGGTATTTTATGGTATCAAATTTTACGTAGCCCAAATTTAAATGCGAAATAAGTTTACCGGGTGTTGCAATTACGATATCAGCTCCCTGGGTTAAAGCGCGCTTTTGCTGCCCCCAATCGTCTCCGTCGCCGCCTCCGTAAATGGCTATAGAATTTATTCCCATGGTGTACCCGATTCCCTGCACCTGCTGGTCGATTTGCATGGCAAGCTCGCGGGTTGGGACAATAATAAGAGTAGTAGTTTCTCCACCAGGTAAATCGGCTACCAAATCAAATATTGGCAACAAAAATGCTGCAGTTTTTCCGGTCCCTGTCTGTGCACAGGCAATTAAATCATTTCCATCCAGTATTTCGGGAATGGCTTGTTCCTGAATTGGAGTAGCCTCCTTAAACCCCATATACGAAATTGCATCAAGCAAATCTTCGTGTATTCCTAATTCGTTAAAATTCATAAAAGAGCATCAGCTTATTTGCTGATGCAAATGTAGTTAAAATGTTTGCGATCGGTTAAAAATGTTCAAATTCTTATTTAGTACGTAATTTTTTGTAATCATCCCAACTAAATTGTTTCAGAAACAGCATTGCTTTTCGGGCTCCCAAAAGGAAAAGCAGTTTTTTTCTTTCATCACTCATTTGAAAATTGAGCCAGTTAAAATCTTTGTCGGCGTCAATGTAACAAATCAGTTTTTCAAAATCAGGGTTTTGAATGAGAAATTCATTGTCTGCATCAAATCGCATTGTGCTAATCATCGAACCGATAAATCCTCCCAGGTCATCTACATCCGCGTACTGATTCCGGTAAGTACTTAGTTTAACCCCAAAAGTAGGTTTTCTGGGTGTACTGCCTGAAGGCGAATGAAAGATGTTAATTGGAAAGTTTGATATCATTCCTCCATCAACAAATTTTACTTTTTCAGGTATTGTTCCGCTGTAGTTTGCATATTTATCCCAGGCTTCATCTGCAGGTTTTCCGGCATTTGGGATATTGTCAATTTCAAAAGGAACAAAAAAGAAAGGTACCGACATGGAAGCGCGTACCATCTTTGCGGGCGACTGTTTCCACATGTTATCACCCCAGTAAATATGAGCCATTGCCGGAAACTGAACTTTGGTTTGTGTGGTGATGTCGGCTGTTATAATATGCATGTGTGCATATTCGTCGGTGAGCGCTTGTCCCGAAATTCGGTGTCTTAAACCTTCAGGAAAATATACCTTCCCTCTTTTTTCAATAAGCTCTCCGACCGTCGTTATCTTATTTGGCGACTCTTTTAATACGGTTTCCAGCCAGCTTTCAAACTTTTTTCCCGGATTTAGCCCCAGGTTGACAAAAAGCGCTTTTTTTATCTTTCTGAAATTCCATAATAGTTTTCCCAGTACTTTTTTGAAAGGTGTACCGTTAATAACCCTTTGCATGATAGCTTTCAAAACCGGATCGCCATCAACAAATTCAAATAGATCCTGTTTGGCGAGTACATCCAAAACCTGCTGCGATTTGGCTCTATCAATGTTATCAATTCCCGCCAAAACCAGCGTGTTTATTGCCCCGGCCGAAGTTCCTGCCAAATGAAAGAAACGAATTCCCGCAGTTTCAAGAATGTAGGTGTAGCCAACAAGCGCAATTCCAAGAACACCTCCGCCTTCCTGAACCAAATCCACAT
This genomic interval carries:
- a CDS encoding DEAD/DEAH box helicase; translated protein: MNFNELGIHEDLLDAISYMGFKEATPIQEQAIPEILDGNDLIACAQTGTGKTAAFLLPIFDLVADLPGGETTTLIIVPTRELAMQIDQQVQGIGYTMGINSIAIYGGGDGDDWGQQKRALTQGADIVIATPGKLISHLNLGYVKFDTIKYLILDEADRMLDIGFYDDIVKIISYLPKNRQTLMFSATMAPKIRSLASKILKNPKEINIAISKPAEGVLQAAYLCYDTQKIGLINHLISENPEYNSILIFCSTKKKVTELAISLRKNGFQAEGISSDLEQEKREQVLQGFKSKRTRILVATDVLSRGIDIKEINLVINFDVPQDAEDYVHRVGRTARADATGVALTLVNEKDMFYFHRIEQLIERQVFKIPMPEQFGEGPEWRTPSQKNKSKKYKYRKKKKGKTGSYKNRKK
- a CDS encoding patatin-like phospholipase family protein, with product MTYEDFVNQPEFQQMLEEAKGLKGKIFSDVIDDAGNQYVDLVQEGGGVLGIALVGYTYILETAGIRFFHLAGTSAGAINTLVLAGIDNIDRAKSQQVLDVLAKQDLFEFVDGDPVLKAIMQRVINGTPFKKVLGKLLWNFRKIKKALFVNLGLNPGKKFESWLETVLKESPNKITTVGELIEKRGKVYFPEGLRHRISGQALTDEYAHMHIITADITTQTKVQFPAMAHIYWGDNMWKQSPAKMVRASMSVPFFFVPFEIDNIPNAGKPADEAWDKYANYSGTIPEKVKFVDGGMISNFPINIFHSPSGSTPRKPTFGVKLSTYRNQYADVDDLGGFIGSMISTMRFDADNEFLIQNPDFEKLICYIDADKDFNWLNFQMSDERKKLLFLLGARKAMLFLKQFSWDDYKKLRTK